A single window of Selenomonas sputigena DNA harbors:
- a CDS encoding CheR family methyltransferase, whose amino-acid sequence MLDDQDWGAFKRKLKAKAEIDLDLYKEPQMKRRIGSLVTRKGYDSYTKYFDMATQDKTEFDAFIEYLTINVSEFFRTPEKFSKLETDVIPDLLTRSPKLNIWSAGCSIGAEPYSLAMILKEMTPGKQHRILATDLDVEIIAKAKRGVYTDNELKCVESPRLNKYFTKGSDGTFAVHEDIKKLIEFKRHNLLKDPFETGFDLILCRNVVIYFTEEAKFDLYTNFFRALKPGGILFVGATEAILNFRKIGYTSYQPFFYQRPLA is encoded by the coding sequence ATGTTGGACGATCAGGATTGGGGCGCATTCAAGCGGAAGCTCAAGGCGAAGGCGGAGATCGACCTTGATCTCTACAAGGAGCCGCAGATGAAGCGGCGTATCGGCAGTCTTGTGACGCGCAAGGGCTACGATTCGTATACGAAGTATTTCGATATGGCGACGCAGGACAAGACGGAGTTTGACGCCTTCATCGAATATCTGACGATCAACGTCTCGGAGTTCTTCCGCACGCCGGAGAAGTTCTCGAAGCTTGAGACGGACGTCATTCCCGATTTGTTGACGCGCTCGCCCAAGCTCAATATCTGGAGCGCGGGCTGCTCCATTGGCGCTGAGCCGTATTCTCTGGCGATGATCTTGAAAGAGATGACGCCGGGCAAGCAGCATCGCATCCTCGCGACGGATCTCGACGTCGAGATCATTGCCAAGGCGAAGAGGGGCGTCTACACGGACAACGAGCTCAAGTGCGTCGAGAGTCCGCGCCTCAACAAATATTTCACGAAGGGAAGCGACGGTACGTTTGCCGTGCATGAGGACATCAAGAAGCTCATCGAGTTCAAGCGTCACAACCTTTTGAAGGATCCCTTTGAGACGGGCTTCGATCTGATTCTCTGCCGCAACGTTGTCATCTATTTCACGGAGGAAGCGAAGTTCGACCTCTACACGAACTTCTTCCGCGCACTGAAGCCCGGAGGCATCCTCTTCGTCGGCGCGACGGAGGCAATTTTGAATTTCCGCAAGATCGGCTACACAAGTTACCAGCCTTTCTTTTATCAGAGACCGCTGGCGTGA
- a CDS encoding nitrogenase component 1 has protein sequence MGTEAKRVVMRRTNCSCSMPGVWRALSFVRGALVIFHSPRPCAHIAHGMDVGSFHRLRAAGTKVRLSPVPLLTSSLSDAEAIFGGEGRLRECIRFAAEKYQPQAIFIANSCVSGVIGDDTCAVAEEMEQELGLPVSAVSAHGFLDGEYYAGYLDAARVLVDRFMKPAERRAGSVVLLGDCGGVHGEYVKELCRLLGFLSLRVEGQFPSYLALSEMDVVPAAELLIVLGRRSDEKQALLVDLARHIHERFGTPYLADVYAVGSEETKEWLRAVGRLCGREREAEEAIRAEEAAFQRAVDEVRPTLAERRVTFAIGRDLDWFQPKIIMRLLKKAGVELAGVVLLDSFLPGRREVMEEEVARLTDAPIAHEGSREAEALFKAADFVLTTHELTNARLRQIFLALMPSVGWSMEKKLLRDMVHIVCRHESRGGLIYG, from the coding sequence ATGGGAACTGAAGCGAAACGTGTGGTGATGCGCCGCACGAATTGCAGCTGCAGCATGCCGGGCGTCTGGCGTGCGCTTTCCTTCGTGCGCGGCGCTCTCGTCATCTTCCACAGCCCGCGTCCGTGCGCTCACATCGCCCATGGCATGGATGTGGGAAGTTTCCATCGCCTTCGTGCGGCGGGAACGAAGGTGCGCCTCTCGCCTGTGCCGCTTCTGACAAGCTCGTTGTCGGACGCAGAGGCGATTTTTGGCGGCGAGGGTCGTCTGCGCGAGTGCATACGCTTCGCCGCAGAAAAATATCAGCCGCAAGCGATATTTATCGCCAATTCCTGTGTGAGCGGCGTCATCGGCGACGATACGTGCGCCGTGGCTGAGGAGATGGAGCAAGAGCTTGGCCTGCCCGTCAGCGCCGTCTCGGCGCACGGCTTTCTTGACGGCGAGTATTATGCAGGCTACCTTGACGCTGCACGCGTGCTCGTCGATCGCTTCATGAAGCCGGCAGAGCGCCGTGCGGGAAGCGTCGTGCTGCTCGGCGACTGCGGCGGCGTCCACGGCGAGTACGTGAAGGAATTGTGCCGCTTGCTCGGGTTTCTTTCCCTGCGCGTCGAGGGGCAGTTTCCGTCGTATCTCGCCCTGTCTGAGATGGATGTCGTGCCGGCAGCGGAGCTTCTCATCGTGCTCGGGCGGCGAAGCGACGAGAAGCAGGCGCTTCTCGTCGACTTGGCGCGGCACATTCATGAGCGTTTCGGCACGCCGTACCTTGCCGATGTCTATGCGGTCGGCTCGGAGGAAACGAAGGAGTGGCTGCGTGCGGTCGGCAGGCTTTGCGGCAGGGAAAGGGAAGCGGAAGAAGCGATTCGCGCGGAAGAAGCGGCGTTTCAACGCGCCGTGGACGAGGTGCGGCCGACTCTCGCAGAAAGGCGCGTGACATTCGCCATCGGGCGCGACCTCGACTGGTTTCAGCCGAAGATCATCATGCGCCTTCTGAAGAAGGCGGGCGTAGAACTGGCGGGCGTCGTCCTCCTTGATTCGTTCCTGCCCGGGCGGCGCGAGGTCATGGAAGAAGAGGTCGCGCGTCTGACGGATGCGCCGATCGCCCATGAGGGAAGCCGCGAGGCGGAGGCGCTTTTCAAAGCGGCGGATTTCGTCCTGACGACGCACGAGCTTACCAACGCAAGGCTGCGGCAGATCTTCCTCGCGCTCATGCCATCCGTCGGCTGGTCGATGGAAAAGAAGCTCCTGCGCGATATGGTTCATATCGTCTGTCGTCACGAAAGCCGGGGAGGTCTGATCTATGGCTGA
- a CDS encoding ABC transporter substrate-binding protein, with protein sequence MYKAKKYPRFAAVVACAALLFALFLTGCMGEKEEASSAYRVTDAEGTVVEIPHKPRRILTISAGTDEMMLGLVEPERMAAVNDSLADEKHTNVPWVRGKIPTVITRSPSVEQVAALSPDLIIVTPWLPRENADAMRELGVPVVVCRAAATMEDIHANIRLFAAAVDEKERGERLIAKMEEKLAEIEEKMKDVPEEKKHKSIALISIMPNYGGAGCTFDELCSHTASINAKAAAGNRMGQEMTKEQLVAANPDYIFLPSYEDAETREENYGRQYMEDPSLQQMTAVREKQIGHPWARYVYNLSQNIVFGVQETAWILYGDAFRQSRQEFLSAVE encoded by the coding sequence TTGTATAAGGCAAAGAAGTATCCGCGATTTGCAGCAGTCGTCGCATGCGCCGCGCTCCTTTTTGCGCTCTTTCTGACGGGCTGCATGGGCGAAAAGGAGGAGGCGTCGAGCGCGTACCGTGTGACCGATGCGGAGGGAACTGTCGTCGAGATTCCGCATAAGCCCCGGCGCATCTTGACGATCAGCGCGGGCACGGATGAAATGATGCTCGGTCTTGTCGAGCCGGAGCGCATGGCGGCAGTCAACGACTCGCTCGCGGACGAGAAGCATACGAATGTGCCGTGGGTGCGCGGGAAAATTCCCACGGTCATCACGCGCAGTCCGTCTGTCGAGCAGGTCGCCGCGCTCTCGCCCGACCTCATTATCGTCACGCCGTGGCTTCCCCGCGAGAACGCTGATGCCATGCGCGAGCTTGGCGTGCCGGTCGTCGTCTGCCGTGCGGCGGCGACGATGGAGGACATCCATGCCAACATCCGCCTCTTTGCAGCAGCCGTCGATGAGAAGGAGCGCGGCGAACGACTGATCGCGAAGATGGAGGAAAAACTCGCGGAGATCGAAGAGAAGATGAAGGATGTTCCCGAGGAAAAGAAGCACAAGAGCATCGCGCTCATCTCCATCATGCCCAACTACGGCGGCGCCGGCTGCACCTTCGATGAGCTTTGCAGCCATACGGCGTCGATCAACGCAAAGGCCGCCGCAGGAAACCGCATGGGACAGGAGATGACGAAGGAGCAGCTCGTCGCGGCGAATCCCGACTACATCTTCCTTCCGAGTTACGAAGACGCAGAAACGCGTGAAGAGAATTACGGCAGGCAGTACATGGAAGATCCGTCTCTTCAGCAGATGACAGCCGTGCGGGAAAAGCAGATCGGCCATCCGTGGGCGCGTTACGTCTACAATCTTTCACAGAACATCGTCTTCGGCGTGCAGGAAACGGCATGGATTCTTTACGGTGACGCTTTTCGCCAATCGCGGCAGGAATTTCTCTCGGCGGTGGAGTAA
- a CDS encoding FecCD family ABC transporter permease encodes MKKNYEKRSLFFWLLLLCLVGFAVVLSMSSGQYDISMECVLAAFSHAAGLPFFSDVTVTPEQQAVLWHIRLPRTLVGLMVGAGLGISGAVLQGIFSNPLADPGIIGVSSGASVGAVLAIALGVSAVSVFSLPAFAFTGSMLAVGLTVSLSMRHGRIPVMTLLLSGVVVGMFLGACTAAILTVMNEQKMQQYLFWTIGGLDYRRWDHVLLGIAPISGGAFLMLLLSRHLNLLAFGEVEARAAGMPVTFFRLLFLALASLTTAAGVCISGNIGFVGLVVPHMMRLLIGPDHRKLLPASLLAGGIFLVVCDSLGRILLQGMEIRVGIMTAFIGTPYFLYLLRRHMKLTS; translated from the coding sequence ATGAAAAAGAATTACGAGAAGAGAAGCCTCTTCTTTTGGCTTCTTCTGCTGTGCCTCGTCGGCTTCGCCGTCGTCCTGTCGATGAGCTCAGGGCAGTACGACATCTCAATGGAGTGCGTGCTCGCAGCTTTCTCCCATGCGGCGGGTCTTCCATTCTTTTCCGATGTCACGGTTACGCCCGAGCAGCAGGCGGTGCTCTGGCACATCCGTCTGCCGCGCACGCTCGTCGGCCTCATGGTGGGGGCGGGGCTGGGCATCTCCGGTGCAGTGCTGCAGGGCATCTTCAGCAACCCGCTCGCCGATCCCGGCATCATCGGCGTATCGAGCGGCGCTTCCGTCGGAGCTGTGCTCGCCATCGCGCTCGGCGTCTCCGCTGTCAGCGTCTTTTCGCTGCCTGCTTTCGCCTTCACGGGCTCCATGCTCGCCGTGGGGCTTACCGTGTCGCTTTCCATGCGCCACGGGCGCATTCCTGTCATGACGCTCCTGCTCTCGGGCGTCGTCGTCGGCATGTTCCTCGGCGCGTGCACGGCGGCGATTCTCACGGTCATGAACGAGCAGAAGATGCAGCAGTACCTTTTCTGGACGATCGGCGGCCTCGACTATCGCCGCTGGGATCACGTCCTTCTGGGAATCGCGCCGATCAGCGGCGGCGCCTTTCTCATGCTGCTCCTCTCACGCCATCTGAACCTCCTCGCATTCGGCGAGGTCGAGGCGCGTGCCGCAGGCATGCCCGTGACCTTCTTCCGCCTGCTCTTTCTGGCGCTCGCGTCGCTGACGACGGCGGCGGGCGTCTGCATCAGCGGCAACATCGGCTTCGTCGGACTCGTCGTGCCGCACATGATGCGCCTCCTGATCGGCCCTGACCATCGGAAGCTGCTGCCTGCAAGCCTCCTGGCCGGCGGCATATTCCTCGTCGTCTGCGACTCCTTGGGGCGCATCCTGCTTCAAGGCATGGAGATCCGCGTGGGCATCATGACGGCATTTATCGGTACGCCGTACTTTCTCTATCTGCTGCGCCGCCACATGAAGCTGACCTCTTGA
- a CDS encoding Hsp20 family protein, translating into MIRSIPFNFRNNAEKTRDTVERVVDFIMEQPLNPIGKVTGALASFRCDILDEENYYEIEAELPGVLKEDVSLTYEDDKYLTIAVEVPERENHLKYLMRERRTGRFERSFAVDGIKWEESAASMENGILKVVLPKLGVEDIKKNSIEIK; encoded by the coding sequence ATGATTCGCAGCATACCTTTCAATTTCCGAAACAATGCGGAGAAGACGCGCGATACGGTGGAGCGCGTGGTGGACTTCATCATGGAGCAGCCGCTCAATCCCATTGGCAAGGTGACGGGGGCGCTCGCTTCTTTTCGCTGCGACATCCTCGATGAAGAAAATTACTATGAGATTGAAGCGGAACTGCCCGGCGTCCTCAAGGAAGACGTCTCTCTGACCTACGAGGACGACAAGTATCTGACGATTGCCGTGGAAGTTCCTGAGCGCGAGAACCACTTGAAGTATCTGATGCGCGAGCGCCGCACGGGTCGCTTCGAGCGTTCCTTCGCCGTCGACGGCATCAAGTGGGAGGAAAGTGCGGCTTCGATGGAGAATGGCATCCTCAAGGTTGTCCTGCCGAAGCTCGGCGTTGAGGACATCAAAAAGAACAGCATAGAGATCAAGTAG
- a CDS encoding ABC transporter ATP-binding protein codes for MIRVAGLYAGYERQVILENVSFGIAAGEMVGLIGPNGAGKSTLLKTMRGILAPLAGEISVMGQRIGDLPAKEFAKSAAYLQQHLEMTFDYSAREVVLSGRYPYLSWWRQEQAHDIAIAEACMAYTGVAELAEKPLQAMSGGQRQRVLLAKVLAQQTPVLFLDEPATGLDIIYQEEIFRFCRELCAAGKTVVLVAHELSLAARFCSRLLLIGRGALLADGLPREVLTAELLTRAYGAPIKVVENPLTNHAEVFTEAEKGAGRKSHLLQVILGREEAAS; via the coding sequence ATGATACGGGTTGCGGGCCTTTATGCGGGCTATGAGCGGCAGGTGATCTTGGAGAACGTCTCGTTCGGCATTGCAGCGGGCGAGATGGTCGGTCTCATCGGGCCGAACGGCGCGGGCAAGAGCACGCTTTTGAAGACGATGCGCGGCATCTTGGCGCCGCTCGCGGGCGAGATCTCTGTCATGGGACAGAGAATCGGCGATTTGCCGGCGAAGGAGTTTGCGAAGAGCGCCGCTTATCTGCAGCAGCATCTGGAGATGACGTTCGATTACTCGGCGCGCGAGGTCGTGCTCTCGGGACGCTATCCGTATCTCTCGTGGTGGCGGCAGGAGCAGGCGCACGATATCGCCATCGCTGAGGCGTGCATGGCGTACACGGGCGTCGCGGAACTGGCGGAGAAGCCGCTTCAGGCCATGTCGGGCGGACAGCGCCAGCGCGTGCTGCTCGCCAAGGTGCTCGCGCAGCAGACGCCCGTGCTCTTTCTCGATGAGCCGGCAACGGGACTGGACATCATCTATCAGGAGGAAATCTTCCGTTTTTGCCGCGAACTTTGTGCCGCGGGCAAGACCGTCGTGCTCGTCGCGCATGAGCTTTCCCTCGCCGCACGCTTCTGCTCGCGCCTCCTGCTCATCGGACGCGGTGCGCTCCTCGCCGACGGTCTGCCGCGCGAGGTGCTGACGGCAGAGCTTCTGACACGCGCCTACGGTGCGCCCATCAAAGTCGTGGAGAATCCGCTGACGAATCATGCTGAGGTCTTCACGGAGGCGGAGAAGGGTGCAGGCAGGAAATCACATCTCCTGCAGGTCATCTTGGGAAGGGAGGAGGCAGCGTCATGA
- a CDS encoding nitrogenase component 1 yields MAEQERRFDDVCAWTDSCALAGAMAFFAAWQDAAVIVNGPMWCHYFALRHVEHGVSDAVRRTGCTQLDNDAIVFGAEDYLLEALQPYIAEPPRLLAIVSSCAAGLIGDDVAAIARSAGIAAPVVAVDSSGLAGSFAAGWSKAACAAIEALLPEKKEEKPHGVNLLGMTASYCNGANDARELVRLLHLAGYEVNAVLGCGETAEELQHLPAAALNIVVHRELGLAPAEMLAERSGTPFVAPLPPYGRAGTRHWLEEIAGALPAPREKEVQEELSRVEKEDFLRLNEIKSMWGELWFDEALVRAPSSMAWGLARALRTEWADVRCLAVAAEAAEAADATGIADEVFSETRTAELAQFLTSMKNGLLLASSNEAAQVAPQHAQFLPVASPVLDRIQLTDAPFMGLRGSRFIEEQLWNGHILRRQWML; encoded by the coding sequence ATGGCTGAGCAGGAAAGGCGTTTCGATGATGTCTGCGCTTGGACGGACAGCTGTGCGCTCGCGGGCGCGATGGCATTTTTTGCCGCCTGGCAAGACGCCGCCGTCATCGTCAACGGCCCCATGTGGTGTCATTACTTCGCGCTGCGCCACGTCGAGCATGGCGTGAGCGATGCCGTGCGACGCACAGGCTGCACGCAGCTCGACAACGATGCCATCGTCTTCGGCGCGGAGGACTATCTGCTGGAAGCCCTGCAGCCCTATATCGCTGAGCCGCCGCGCCTTTTGGCCATCGTCAGCAGCTGCGCCGCAGGACTGATCGGCGACGATGTAGCCGCCATCGCGCGGTCGGCGGGCATTGCAGCGCCCGTCGTCGCCGTCGACAGCAGCGGCCTTGCGGGCAGCTTCGCCGCAGGCTGGAGCAAGGCTGCATGTGCGGCAATCGAGGCGCTTCTGCCTGAAAAGAAGGAGGAGAAGCCGCATGGCGTGAACCTTCTCGGCATGACGGCGAGCTACTGCAACGGGGCGAACGACGCGCGAGAACTCGTGCGCCTTTTGCATCTGGCGGGCTATGAAGTGAACGCCGTCCTCGGCTGCGGCGAGACGGCGGAGGAGCTGCAGCATCTGCCCGCCGCCGCGCTCAACATCGTCGTGCACAGGGAGTTGGGACTCGCTCCGGCAGAGATGCTCGCGGAGCGCAGCGGCACGCCCTTTGTCGCACCGCTGCCGCCTTACGGCAGGGCGGGCACGCGGCATTGGCTCGAAGAGATCGCAGGCGCTTTGCCTGCGCCGCGCGAAAAGGAGGTACAGGAAGAACTTTCGCGTGTGGAAAAGGAAGATTTTCTGCGCCTGAACGAAATAAAGAGCATGTGGGGCGAGCTTTGGTTCGACGAGGCGCTCGTGCGTGCGCCATCCTCCATGGCCTGGGGGTTGGCAAGAGCCTTGCGCACGGAGTGGGCGGACGTGCGCTGCCTCGCTGTGGCGGCGGAGGCAGCGGAAGCGGCAGATGCCACTGGGATCGCCGACGAGGTTTTTTCTGAAACGCGTACGGCGGAGCTGGCGCAGTTCCTCACCTCCATGAAGAACGGGCTGCTGCTCGCGAGCAGCAACGAAGCGGCGCAGGTCGCGCCGCAGCACGCGCAGTTCCTGCCCGTCGCCAGTCCTGTGCTCGACCGCATTCAGCTGACGGATGCGCCGTTCATGGGACTGCGCGGCTCGCGCTTCATCGAGGAGCAGCTCTGGAACGGTCACATTCTGCGACGACAATGGATGTTATAG
- a CDS encoding nitrogenase iron protein NifH — MKKIAFYGKGGIGKSTTAANVSAAFSRGGKKVCQIGCDPKNDSTRLLLGRIAPLTVLDAERSKKGAALSLAEIAHEGYGGVRCIEAGGPEPGVGCAGRGIIVALERLKALHAFDDVDVAIYDVLGDVVCGGFAVPIREGYAEEIYIVSSGELMSLYAANNIAKGVRRFAARGVVKLGGIIGNGRDVAREKELLEAFAARLGTKLIAYIPRSAAVHEAEIHRQTLIAYAPDSAQAKVYEELAAAIEGNADLVIPKPMAFEELEDLVESYGN, encoded by the coding sequence TTGAAAAAGATTGCGTTTTACGGCAAGGGCGGCATCGGCAAATCGACGACTGCCGCCAATGTATCGGCGGCGTTTTCGCGCGGGGGAAAGAAGGTCTGTCAGATCGGCTGCGACCCGAAGAACGATTCGACGCGGCTTCTCCTGGGGCGCATTGCGCCGCTCACTGTGCTCGATGCGGAGCGCAGCAAGAAGGGCGCGGCACTCTCTCTTGCAGAAATCGCGCATGAGGGATACGGCGGTGTGCGCTGCATTGAGGCGGGCGGCCCCGAGCCGGGCGTCGGATGCGCGGGGCGCGGCATCATCGTGGCGCTCGAAAGGCTCAAGGCGCTCCATGCGTTTGACGATGTCGATGTCGCCATCTACGATGTACTCGGCGACGTCGTCTGCGGTGGTTTCGCCGTGCCGATACGAGAGGGCTATGCCGAGGAAATCTACATCGTTTCCTCGGGGGAGCTCATGTCGCTCTACGCGGCGAACAACATCGCCAAGGGCGTGCGCCGCTTCGCTGCGCGAGGCGTCGTGAAGCTCGGCGGCATCATCGGCAACGGGCGCGATGTCGCACGCGAGAAGGAGCTTTTGGAAGCCTTTGCCGCACGCCTCGGCACAAAGCTCATCGCCTACATCCCGCGCTCTGCCGCCGTACACGAGGCGGAGATCCATCGGCAGACGCTCATCGCCTACGCGCCGGATTCCGCACAGGCGAAGGTTTACGAAGAACTTGCGGCGGCGATTGAGGGAAATGCGGATCTCGTCATCCCCAAGCCGATGGCATTTGAAGAGTTGGAAGATCTGGTGGAAAGCTATGGGAACTGA